In Morganella morganii, the following are encoded in one genomic region:
- the mutS gene encoding DNA mismatch repair protein MutS produces the protein MTDNQNFDSHTPMMQQYFRLKAQHPDILMFYRMGDFYELFFDDAKRAAQLLDISLTKRGQTAGQPIPMAGVPHHAVEGYLAKLVQLGESVAICEQIGDPATSKGPVERKVIRIVTPGTVSDEALLQERQDNLLAAVWQDARGFGYATLDITSGRFRILQLDDKDAMAAELQRTRPAELLYPEDMADFAIIQNQKGLRRRPLWEFELETARQQLTLQFGTRDLHGFGVENAPLALQAAGCLLQYVKDTQRTSLPHIRSVTLENLQENVILDAATRRNLEITQNLSGGTENTLSSVLDLCVTPMGSRMLKRWLHSPLRDRAVLANRQQAIAALMEISPDLQPVLRQIGDLERVLARLALRTARPRDLARMRHAFSQYPDIQAQLSAVSDPYIQTLQQRIGQFDELQALLERAVVEAPPVLVRDGGVIAPGYNEELDEWRALADGASDYLDKLEIREREKLGIDTLKVGFNGVHGYYIQVSRGQSHLVPIHYVRRQTLKNAERYIIPELKEYEDKVLTSKSKALAIEKALYDELFDLLLPHLEALQLSSDTLAELDVLTNLAERAETLNYTCPQLTDKVGIQITGGRHPVVEHVLTEPFIANPLTMSPQRRLLIITGPNMGGKSTYMRQTALIALLAYIGSFVPAEKAVIGPVDRIFTRVGASDDLASGRSTFMVEMTETANILHNATEQSLVLMDEIGRGTSTYDGLSLAWACAESLANRIKALTLFATHYFELTTLPEKLEGVANIHLDAVEHGDTIAFMHSVQDGAASKSYGLAVALLAGVPRDVIKRAKQKLRELESLSLNATASHVETPQMNLLDTPEEAAPALDALAGINPDSLTPRQALDWLYRLKEML, from the coding sequence ATGACTGACAACCAAAACTTTGACTCCCATACACCCATGATGCAGCAGTACTTCCGGCTCAAGGCACAACATCCGGATATTCTGATGTTTTACCGGATGGGTGACTTCTATGAGCTGTTCTTTGATGATGCCAAACGGGCAGCACAGTTACTGGATATTTCACTGACCAAACGCGGCCAGACCGCCGGTCAGCCGATCCCGATGGCCGGTGTGCCGCATCATGCGGTTGAGGGATACCTGGCAAAACTGGTTCAGCTCGGGGAATCCGTTGCCATCTGTGAGCAAATCGGCGATCCGGCCACCAGCAAAGGCCCGGTGGAGCGCAAAGTGATTCGTATCGTCACACCGGGAACGGTCAGTGATGAAGCGCTGTTACAGGAGCGTCAGGATAACCTGCTCGCCGCTGTCTGGCAGGATGCGCGCGGCTTTGGTTACGCCACTCTGGATATCACATCCGGCCGTTTCCGTATCCTCCAGTTAGACGATAAAGACGCGATGGCCGCGGAATTACAGCGCACCCGCCCGGCAGAGCTGCTCTACCCGGAAGATATGGCGGATTTCGCCATTATTCAGAATCAGAAAGGGCTGCGCCGCCGTCCGTTGTGGGAATTTGAGCTCGAAACTGCTCGTCAGCAGCTGACATTACAGTTCGGCACCCGGGATTTGCACGGCTTCGGCGTGGAAAATGCCCCGCTGGCCTTACAGGCCGCCGGATGTCTTCTGCAATATGTCAAAGATACCCAGCGCACCTCGCTGCCGCATATCCGCAGTGTGACCCTGGAAAATCTGCAGGAAAATGTGATTCTGGATGCGGCCACGCGCCGCAATCTGGAAATTACCCAGAACCTCAGCGGCGGCACCGAAAATACTCTGTCGTCCGTACTGGATCTGTGTGTAACCCCGATGGGCAGCCGGATGCTCAAGCGCTGGCTGCACTCCCCGCTGCGTGACAGAGCTGTGCTCGCCAACCGCCAGCAGGCCATTGCCGCGCTGATGGAAATCAGCCCGGATTTACAGCCGGTTCTGCGTCAGATTGGCGATCTGGAACGGGTACTGGCACGCCTGGCACTGCGCACCGCCCGTCCGCGTGACCTGGCGCGGATGCGCCATGCTTTTTCACAGTATCCGGATATTCAGGCACAGCTGAGTGCGGTATCTGATCCGTATATTCAGACACTGCAACAGCGTATTGGTCAGTTTGATGAATTACAGGCTCTGCTGGAGCGGGCCGTTGTTGAAGCGCCGCCGGTACTGGTGCGTGACGGCGGTGTGATTGCCCCGGGCTACAATGAAGAACTGGATGAGTGGCGAGCCCTGGCGGACGGCGCCAGTGATTATCTCGACAAACTGGAAATCCGCGAGCGGGAAAAACTCGGCATCGATACACTGAAAGTCGGGTTTAATGGTGTCCACGGTTACTATATTCAGGTCAGCCGCGGACAGAGCCATCTGGTGCCGATCCATTACGTCCGCCGCCAGACGCTGAAAAACGCCGAGCGCTACATCATCCCGGAACTAAAAGAGTATGAAGATAAGGTTCTGACCTCCAAGAGCAAAGCGCTGGCGATTGAAAAAGCCCTTTATGATGAGCTGTTTGATTTATTGCTCCCGCACCTGGAAGCCCTGCAGCTCAGCTCGGACACTCTTGCGGAGCTGGATGTGCTCACCAACCTGGCCGAGCGCGCGGAAACCCTCAATTACACCTGCCCGCAACTGACGGATAAAGTCGGTATTCAGATCACCGGCGGTCGCCATCCTGTTGTCGAGCATGTGCTGACAGAGCCGTTTATCGCCAACCCGCTGACAATGTCACCACAGCGCCGCCTGCTAATCATCACCGGCCCGAACATGGGCGGTAAAAGTACCTATATGCGCCAGACGGCGCTTATCGCGCTGCTCGCGTATATCGGCAGTTTTGTGCCGGCAGAAAAAGCAGTTATCGGCCCGGTGGATCGGATTTTCACCCGCGTCGGAGCATCGGATGATCTGGCTTCCGGCCGCTCCACCTTTATGGTGGAAATGACTGAAACCGCCAATATCCTGCATAACGCCACAGAGCAGAGCCTGGTACTGATGGATGAAATCGGGCGCGGCACATCCACCTATGATGGTTTATCTCTGGCCTGGGCCTGTGCGGAAAGCCTGGCAAACCGAATCAAAGCACTGACACTGTTCGCCACCCACTATTTCGAGCTGACCACGCTGCCGGAAAAACTGGAAGGCGTGGCCAATATCCATCTGGATGCAGTTGAACACGGCGACACCATTGCCTTTATGCACAGTGTGCAGGATGGTGCGGCCAGCAAAAGTTACGGCCTTGCGGTCGCCCTGCTCGCCGGCGTGCCACGTGATGTGATTAAACGCGCGAAGCAGAAGTTGCGCGAGCTGGAATCGCTGTCACTGAATGCAACGGCAAGCCATGTGGAAACACCGCAAATGAATCTGCTGGATACCCCGGAGGAAGCGGCTCCGGCACTGGATGCGCTGGCGGGGATTAACCCGGATTCACTGACACCGCGTCAGGCACTGGACTGGCTCTACCGCCTGAAAGAGATGCTCTGA
- the rpoS gene encoding RNA polymerase sigma factor RpoS yields the protein MSRNPLNANELYDEDFAAGQDEDEELFDEKQLAEESESDDPGPDIEFVQSVSQRVLDATQLYLGEIGFSPLLSAEEEVFFARRALRGDTAARQRMIESNLRLVVKISRRYSNRGLALLDLIEEGNLGLIRAVEKFDPEKGFRFSTYATWWIRQTIERAIMNQTRTIRLPIHIVKELNVYLRTARELAQKLDHEPTAEEIAEQLDKPVDDVSRMLRLNERITSVDVPVGADSDKALLDILSDENDVTPENRLQDNNMQQSIVKWLYELNPKQREVLARRFGLLGYEAETLEDVGREIGLTRERVRQIQVEGLRRLKDILHNHGLCENSLFN from the coding sequence ATGAGCCGTAATCCACTGAACGCTAACGAGTTATACGACGAAGATTTTGCCGCCGGGCAGGATGAAGATGAAGAGCTGTTTGATGAGAAACAGCTGGCAGAGGAGAGCGAATCTGACGATCCCGGCCCGGACATTGAGTTCGTGCAGAGTGTCAGCCAGCGTGTCCTGGATGCTACTCAGCTTTATCTTGGTGAGATAGGCTTTTCACCGCTGCTCAGCGCAGAAGAAGAAGTCTTTTTTGCACGGCGCGCCCTGCGGGGTGATACCGCAGCGCGCCAGCGTATGATTGAAAGTAACCTCCGTCTGGTGGTTAAAATCTCCCGCCGCTACAGTAATCGCGGGCTGGCGCTGCTTGATCTGATCGAAGAGGGCAACCTCGGGCTGATCCGCGCGGTGGAGAAATTTGATCCGGAGAAAGGCTTCCGTTTTTCTACCTATGCAACATGGTGGATCCGTCAGACTATTGAACGGGCTATCATGAACCAGACCCGCACCATCCGTCTCCCTATCCATATTGTCAAAGAACTGAATGTCTATCTGCGCACCGCCCGTGAGCTGGCACAAAAGCTGGATCATGAGCCGACAGCGGAAGAAATTGCCGAACAGCTGGATAAACCGGTGGATGATGTCAGCCGTATGCTGCGTCTGAATGAGCGCATCACTTCAGTGGATGTCCCGGTGGGTGCGGATTCAGATAAAGCACTGCTGGATATTCTGTCTGACGAAAATGATGTCACACCGGAAAACCGGTTGCAGGATAACAACATGCAGCAGAGCATTGTGAAATGGCTGTATGAGCTGAATCCGAAGCAGCGGGAGGTGCTGGCGCGTCGTTTTGGTTTGCTCGGCTATGAGGCGGAAACACTGGAAGATGTCGGACGTGAAATTGGTTTAACCCGCGAACGTGTGCGGCAGATTCAGGTGGAAGGTTTACGCCGCCTGAAAGATATCCTGCACAACCACGGATTGTGTGAGAATTCGCTGTTTAACTGA
- the nlpD gene encoding murein hydrolase activator NlpD: MNSRNPMKTIRWVAIGSLMSTVLAGCSTPYHAAPISSVDESSSAPVMTAGNDNNSTSVSTPMPVRPQLSSANNTQPVSRSVQQPRSANVQTSSDGRIQYNRNYDAIPKGSYSGNTYTVQRGDTLFYIAYISGSDFRELASQNNIPEPYSLNEGQVIRLSNGGGNNVAPVSSGTQVATNRNTPQNGVVDSQPTNAYSESAGAKPAGGKMLSSQVTAQAKANNGTAATTAATTAAVTAPATTTSAPVAVNSGSFKWGWPAEGKVISNYTGPTSGNRGIDIGGTRGQPVFASAPGKVVYTGNALRGYGNLVIIKHNDDFLTAYAHNDSILVKDQQDVAAGQKIATMGSSGTTSVRLHFEIRYKGKSVNPLQYLPQR, translated from the coding sequence ATGAACTCAAGAAACCCTATGAAAACAATACGATGGGTTGCAATTGGGTCACTGATGAGCACGGTTCTGGCCGGATGCTCAACGCCGTATCATGCCGCACCAATCAGCAGTGTGGACGAAAGCAGCAGTGCACCGGTAATGACAGCAGGCAATGATAACAACAGTACATCTGTGTCCACACCGATGCCGGTACGTCCTCAGCTCAGTTCCGCCAATAACACACAGCCGGTCAGCCGGAGTGTGCAGCAGCCGCGCTCTGCCAATGTGCAGACCAGCAGCGATGGCCGGATTCAGTACAACCGTAATTATGATGCGATCCCGAAAGGCAGTTACAGCGGAAATACCTATACGGTTCAGCGCGGTGATACATTATTTTACATCGCTTATATCTCCGGATCTGACTTCCGCGAACTGGCATCACAGAACAATATTCCTGAGCCGTACAGCCTGAACGAAGGGCAGGTGATTCGGTTAAGCAACGGCGGCGGCAACAATGTTGCACCGGTCAGCAGCGGCACTCAGGTCGCAACAAATAGGAATACTCCGCAAAACGGGGTGGTTGATTCTCAACCAACTAATGCGTATTCTGAATCTGCAGGCGCTAAACCGGCCGGCGGTAAGATGCTCTCATCTCAGGTCACCGCACAGGCAAAAGCGAATAACGGCACTGCCGCCACTACAGCGGCAACAACCGCAGCCGTTACCGCACCGGCAACAACAACCAGCGCGCCTGTCGCCGTAAATAGTGGTTCCTTTAAATGGGGCTGGCCAGCGGAAGGCAAAGTCATTTCCAACTACACAGGACCTACCAGCGGTAACCGGGGTATTGATATCGGTGGTACACGTGGACAGCCTGTTTTTGCTTCAGCGCCGGGTAAAGTGGTGTATACCGGTAATGCGTTACGCGGCTACGGTAATCTGGTCATCATCAAGCACAATGATGATTTCCTGACAGCCTACGCGCATAACGATTCCATCCTGGTTAAAGATCAGCAGGACGTCGCAGCTGGTCAGAAAATTGCCACGATGGGCAGCAGCGGAACCACATCTGTAAGATTACACTTTGAAATTCGTTACAAGGGAAAATCAGTCAACCCGCTGCAGTACTTACCGCAGCGATAA
- a CDS encoding protein-L-isoaspartate(D-aspartate) O-methyltransferase translates to MIRRVVQDLITQLRQAGIRDERLLQAMAAVPRENFVDEALTHKAYDNTALPIGYGQTISQPFMVAKMTELLDPAPQAHVLEIGTGSGYQTAILAHLAAHVYSVERVKGLQWHAKRRFKQLDLHNISTRHGDGWEGWPSRGPFDGIIVTAAASDIPPALLSQLADNGRMVIPVGEQQQMLKLIRRRGNDFHTQSIGTVRFVPLIHGDLG, encoded by the coding sequence ATGATCCGCCGGGTGGTACAGGATCTGATTACACAGTTACGTCAGGCCGGGATCCGCGATGAACGTCTGTTACAGGCGATGGCGGCTGTCCCGCGGGAGAATTTTGTCGATGAGGCGCTGACACACAAAGCTTACGACAATACTGCGCTGCCGATTGGCTACGGGCAGACTATCTCCCAGCCGTTTATGGTGGCTAAGATGACAGAACTGCTGGATCCGGCTCCGCAGGCGCATGTGCTGGAAATCGGCACCGGCTCCGGCTATCAGACGGCGATCCTCGCACACCTTGCGGCGCATGTTTACTCTGTTGAGCGGGTTAAGGGACTGCAGTGGCATGCCAAACGCCGCTTTAAACAGCTTGATCTGCATAATATTTCCACTCGTCACGGTGACGGCTGGGAAGGCTGGCCGTCCCGCGGTCCGTTTGACGGCATTATTGTCACCGCCGCCGCCAGTGATATCCCGCCGGCGCTGCTCAGTCAGCTGGCGGATAACGGCCGGATGGTGATACCGGTAGGGGAACAGCAGCAGATGCTCAAACTGATCCGCCGCCGGGGCAATGATTTTCATACCCAATCGATCGGAACAGTCCGGTTTGTTCCCCTGATTCACGGCGATCTGGGATAA
- the surE gene encoding 5'/3'-nucleotidase SurE, which translates to MLRILVSNDDGVSAPGIRTLSEALRRTYHVQVVAPDRNRSGASNALTLDRPLRTVVHENGDIALVEGTPTDCVYIGANLLMRPRPEIVVSGINCGPNLGDDVIYSGTVAAAMEGRHLGLPAIAVSLNGETHYNTAAEITCRLLTMLQQVPLRAGNILNVNVPDVPLSEIKGMKVTRCGTRRAPDVVYTQMDPKGNPLYWLGPPGEKLDTGPDTDFAAVDAGYVSVTPLHVDLTAYSVQEKLEDWLQKAGVIQE; encoded by the coding sequence GTGCTGCGAATTCTGGTGAGTAATGATGACGGCGTCAGTGCGCCGGGGATCCGGACATTGTCTGAGGCGCTGCGGCGCACTTACCATGTGCAGGTGGTTGCACCTGATCGCAACCGCAGCGGGGCATCCAACGCGCTGACACTCGACCGCCCGCTGCGCACGGTAGTGCATGAGAACGGCGATATTGCGCTGGTGGAAGGCACGCCGACGGATTGTGTCTATATCGGTGCTAATCTGCTGATGCGCCCGCGCCCGGAAATTGTGGTTTCCGGGATTAACTGCGGCCCGAACCTCGGGGATGATGTGATCTACTCCGGTACGGTTGCGGCGGCAATGGAAGGACGTCACCTGGGATTACCGGCGATTGCGGTCTCCCTGAACGGCGAAACCCATTATAATACAGCGGCGGAAATCACCTGCCGTCTGCTGACCATGCTGCAGCAGGTGCCGTTACGGGCCGGTAATATTCTGAACGTGAATGTGCCGGATGTTCCGCTCAGTGAGATCAAAGGAATGAAAGTGACCCGCTGCGGAACGCGCCGGGCACCGGATGTGGTCTACACACAGATGGATCCGAAAGGAAATCCGCTGTACTGGCTCGGCCCTCCGGGGGAAAAACTGGACACCGGGCCGGATACCGATTTCGCGGCGGTGGATGCAGGTTATGTCTCTGTCACGCCGCTGCATGTTGATCTGACCGCCTACAGCGTGCAGGAAAAATTAGAAGACTGGTTACAAAAAGCAGGGGTGATACAGGAATGA
- a CDS encoding DUF5329 domain-containing protein — MAICKRITATLFTALTAGLLLVSEAFALSPQEETRVENLLTAVGKQEQLIFIRNGSEHNAADAESHLRLKLSKTKKRLSTAEQFVDKVASGSSISGKPYQVKLPGKDPVDAKVYLTELLAETDKAAAAKPE; from the coding sequence ATGGCTATCTGTAAACGAATCACAGCTACCCTGTTCACCGCACTGACTGCCGGACTGCTTCTGGTATCAGAGGCATTCGCGCTGTCACCTCAGGAAGAGACCAGAGTGGAAAACCTGCTGACCGCTGTCGGGAAGCAGGAACAGCTGATTTTTATCCGCAACGGCAGTGAGCATAATGCCGCCGACGCGGAATCACATCTGCGCCTGAAATTAAGCAAAACGAAAAAACGTCTGAGCACCGCAGAACAGTTTGTGGATAAAGTGGCATCCGGCTCCTCCATCAGCGGTAAGCCGTATCAGGTAAAACTGCCGGGCAAAGATCCGGTGGATGCCAAAGTGTATCTGACTGAATTGCTGGCGGAAACAGACAAAGCCGCCGCAGCAAAACCTGAATAA
- the truD gene encoding tRNA pseudouridine(13) synthase TruD, whose amino-acid sequence MSLPVSYFHGKPAATGVLKAQPEDFLVQEDLGFEPDGDGEHVMVRIRKTGCNTRFVAEELAKFAKIAARAVSYAGLKDRHAVTEQWFCLQMPGKETPDFAQMQLEGCEVLAVNRQKRKLRIGALKGNQFTIVLRRISDRAATEQRLQQIAQSGVPNYFGEQRFGRNGQNLHFAQRWADGEISVKDRSKRGFYLSAARSAMFNAVADARLTQQLQATALQGDAVQLAGRGSWFAVQADELADVQQRLDNRELRITAPLPGKGDLGSQDAALAFETGQLAPWQSLWQLAEKEGADNARRALMLYPEHFTSEWMDDETVRLSFFLPAGSFATSVIREIIELEADQAAEFSE is encoded by the coding sequence ATGAGTCTCCCGGTCAGTTATTTCCACGGTAAACCAGCGGCCACCGGGGTACTGAAAGCACAGCCGGAAGATTTTTTGGTGCAGGAAGATTTGGGGTTTGAACCTGACGGTGACGGCGAACATGTGATGGTCCGTATCCGCAAAACCGGCTGTAACACGCGGTTTGTGGCGGAAGAACTGGCCAAATTTGCGAAAATCGCCGCCCGTGCTGTCAGCTACGCCGGGCTGAAAGATCGCCATGCGGTCACCGAGCAGTGGTTCTGCCTGCAGATGCCGGGAAAAGAAACACCGGATTTCGCGCAGATGCAGCTTGAAGGCTGCGAAGTCCTGGCGGTTAACCGCCAGAAACGCAAATTACGGATCGGTGCGCTGAAAGGTAATCAGTTTACTATTGTGCTGCGCCGGATCAGCGATCGCGCCGCGACAGAACAGCGTCTGCAGCAGATTGCGCAGTCCGGGGTGCCGAATTATTTCGGTGAGCAGCGTTTCGGGCGCAACGGCCAGAATCTGCATTTCGCACAGCGCTGGGCTGACGGCGAAATCAGTGTGAAAGATCGCAGCAAACGCGGTTTTTATCTCTCCGCTGCCCGCAGTGCGATGTTTAACGCGGTGGCGGACGCCCGTCTGACACAGCAGCTTCAGGCAACCGCATTGCAGGGTGATGCGGTACAGCTCGCCGGGCGCGGCAGCTGGTTTGCGGTTCAGGCGGATGAACTGGCGGATGTACAGCAGCGTCTGGATAACCGTGAACTGCGCATTACAGCGCCGTTACCGGGCAAGGGTGATCTGGGGTCTCAGGATGCGGCACTGGCCTTTGAAACAGGACAGCTGGCACCGTGGCAATCACTGTGGCAACTGGCGGAAAAAGAGGGGGCGGATAATGCCCGCCGAGCGCTGATGTTGTATCCGGAGCATTTCACATCTGAATGGATGGATGATGAAACCGTCCGTTTATCCTTCTTCCTGCCGGCCGGCAGTTTTGCCACCAGTGTTATCCGCGAAATTATTGAGCTGGAAGCGGATCAGGCGGCGGAATTCAGTGAATAA
- the ispF gene encoding 2-C-methyl-D-erythritol 2,4-cyclodiphosphate synthase: MRIGHGFDVHAFGGEGPIVIAGVRIPYEQGLLAHSDGDVALHAATDALLGAAALGDIGKLFPDTDPAYKGADSRVLLREAFRRIQEKGYRLGNLDVTIIAQAPKMLPHIPQMRVNLAEDLQCHMDDINVKATTTEKLGFTGRKEGIACEAVALLVKAEA, from the coding sequence ATGAGAATCGGACACGGTTTTGATGTTCATGCCTTCGGCGGCGAAGGCCCGATTGTGATTGCGGGCGTCCGCATTCCTTACGAACAGGGATTACTGGCGCATTCCGACGGTGATGTCGCTCTGCATGCGGCCACCGACGCATTGCTGGGTGCGGCGGCGCTGGGGGATATCGGCAAATTATTCCCCGATACGGATCCGGCCTATAAAGGCGCGGACAGCCGTGTGCTGCTGCGTGAGGCATTCCGTCGTATTCAGGAAAAAGGCTACAGACTGGGTAATCTGGATGTCACTATTATCGCCCAGGCACCGAAAATGCTGCCGCATATCCCGCAGATGCGGGTGAATCTGGCGGAAGATTTGCAGTGTCATATGGATGATATCAATGTGAAAGCCACCACCACCGAAAAACTCGGTTTCACTGGCCGCAAAGAAGGGATCGCCTGTGAGGCGGTAGCGCTGCTTGTGAAGGCTGAAGCATGA
- the ispD gene encoding 2-C-methyl-D-erythritol 4-phosphate cytidylyltransferase produces MTGAQPAPDLSGISDDAPVTALIPAAGTGTRMQCECPKQYLIIAGKTILEHTLAILLEHPRITQVVVALHPQDTVFSTLPVARHPRIRTVTGGGERADSVLAGLDYLAEHTPENSWVLVHDAARPCLQLTDLNRLLAVMSDTQTGNRVQGAILASPVRDTMKRGVASAGYTGIDHTVERTQLWHALTPQFFPLHLLRTCLQQALSQQAVITDEASALEFCGYQPLLVPGRADNIKVTQPEDLALAGFYLSNNNKEQTT; encoded by the coding sequence ATGACCGGCGCACAACCGGCACCGGATCTGTCCGGTATTTCTGATGATGCTCCGGTCACGGCGCTGATCCCGGCCGCCGGTACCGGTACCCGCATGCAGTGCGAATGCCCCAAGCAATACCTGATTATTGCCGGAAAAACCATTCTGGAACATACCCTCGCTATTCTGCTGGAACACCCGCGCATCACACAGGTGGTCGTGGCGCTGCATCCGCAGGATACGGTTTTCAGTACATTACCGGTCGCGCGGCATCCCCGGATCCGAACTGTCACCGGCGGTGGTGAGCGCGCGGATTCTGTCCTGGCCGGTCTCGATTATCTCGCTGAGCATACTCCGGAAAACAGCTGGGTGCTGGTACATGACGCAGCGCGTCCCTGTCTGCAACTGACAGATCTGAACCGGCTGCTGGCCGTGATGTCAGACACACAAACCGGTAACCGCGTGCAGGGGGCGATTCTGGCCTCACCGGTACGTGATACCATGAAGCGGGGTGTGGCATCTGCCGGATATACCGGTATTGATCACACTGTTGAGCGCACACAGTTGTGGCACGCCCTGACCCCGCAATTTTTCCCGCTTCATCTGCTGCGCACCTGTCTGCAGCAGGCGCTGTCTCAGCAGGCAGTGATCACTGATGAAGCCTCCGCGCTGGAGTTTTGCGGCTATCAGCCGTTGCTGGTGCCCGGCCGCGCGGACAATATTAAAGTCACACAGCCGGAAGATCTCGCACTTGCTGGGTTCTACCTGTCCAATAACAATAAGGAACAGACAACATGA
- the ftsB gene encoding cell division protein FtsB produces the protein MGKLTLLLLVILGWLQYSLWLGKNGIHDYVQVSEDVAASEQVNAKLKARNEQLFAEIGDLNDGLEAIEERGRSELGMIKPGESFYRVLSEKRTQQNAQPQSRSN, from the coding sequence ATGGGCAAACTGACGCTATTACTTTTAGTTATTCTGGGCTGGCTGCAATATTCATTGTGGTTAGGGAAAAACGGTATTCACGACTATGTACAGGTCAGTGAAGATGTTGCTGCATCAGAACAGGTAAATGCGAAGCTCAAAGCCCGTAACGAACAGCTGTTTGCTGAGATCGGCGATCTGAACGACGGGCTTGAGGCCATCGAAGAGCGCGGGCGCAGTGAATTAGGCATGATCAAGCCCGGCGAAAGCTTTTACCGGGTCCTGTCCGAAAAACGGACACAGCAGAATGCGCAGCCACAAAGTCGCAGTAACTAA